A part of Miscanthus floridulus cultivar M001 chromosome 6, ASM1932011v1, whole genome shotgun sequence genomic DNA contains:
- the LOC136460441 gene encoding uncharacterized protein, which translates to WPSAMSSFMLTYLANIVASGKTSSGFKKTHLNSCSKALNDPFKCKRIGEQISNHLRIKKRKYMKINKLRSLSAALWDEVNYVISLDHEHYTSYIADHKADAEFFNKPIEHYGEMATIFGATVAIGKYVKGSNEPLATGIGENEQGEDGWDGDTAAIDGATSLVTRPNKRAKITEKEREDDGLIHAIKEPDKLPEGLYDVVSSLLGFDDTHLSFYHEHLVDHPSKARAFCSLSFAHKLN; encoded by the exons TGGCCTTCTGCAATGTCTTCTTTCATGCTTACTTACCTTGCCAATATAGTGGCTAGTGGCAAAACATCATCAGGTTTCAAGAAGACCCATTTGAACTCTTGTTCCAAGGCTTTGAATGACCCTTTCAAGTGCAAGAGGATTGGGGAGCAGATTAGTAATCATCTTAGAATAAAGAAGAGGAAGTATATGAAAATCAACAAACTTAGGAGTTTGAGTGCTGCTCTTTGGGACGAAGTCAACTATGTGATTTCACTTGATCATGAGCATTATACAAGCTATATTGCG GACCATAAAGCTGATGCAGAATTCTTCAACAAGCCTATTGAGCACTATGGTGAGATGGCTACTATCTTTGGTGCTACTGTAGCCATAGGGAAGTATGTAAAGGGATCAAATGAGCCTCTAGCAACCGGAATTGGTGAAAATGAACAAGGTGAAGATGGTTGGGATGGTGATACTGCTGCTATTGATGGAGCAACGTCTTTAGTTACTAGGCCTAACAAAAGAGCAAAGATAACTGAAAAGGAGAGGGAAGATGATGGACTCATACATGCAATAAAAGAA CCCGACAAACTTCCTGAAGGTCTGTATGATGTTGTTTCTAGTCTTCTAGGCTTTGATGACACCCATCTGTCATTTTACCATGAGCATCTTGTTGACCATCCAAGCAAAGCTAGAGCCTTTTGTTCTCTGTCTTTTGCTCACAAGCTGAACTAG